A portion of the Desmodus rotundus isolate HL8 chromosome 8, HLdesRot8A.1, whole genome shotgun sequence genome contains these proteins:
- the RNF19A gene encoding E3 ubiquitin-protein ligase RNF19A: MQEQEISFIFKYNEGLCVNTDPDSLLMSILDMSLHQQMGSDRDLQSSASSVSLPSVKKAPKKRRISIGSLFRRKKDNKRKSRELNGGVDGIASIESIHSEMCTDKNSIFSTNTSSDNGLSSISKQIGDFIECPLCLLRHSKDRFPEIMTCHHRSCVDCLRQYLRIEISESRVNISCPECTERFNPHDIRLILSDDVLMEKYEEFMLRRWLVADPDCRWCPAPDCGYAVIAFGCASCPKLTCGREGCGTEFCYHCKQIWHPNQTCDAARQERAQSLRLRTIRSSSISYSQESGAAADDIKPCPRCAAYIIKMNDGSCNHMTCAVCGCEFCWLCMKEISDLHYLSPSGCTFWGKKPWSRKKKILWQLGTLVGAPVGIALIAGIAIPAMIIGIPVYVGRKIHNRYEGKDVSKHKRNLAIAGGVTLSVIVSPVVAAVTVGIGVPIMLAYVYGVVPISLCRSGGCGVSAGNGKGVRIEFDDENDINVSGNNTAVDTTSVAEARHNPSIGEGSVGGLTGSLSASGSHMDRIGAIRDNLSETASTMALAGASITGSLSGSAMVNCYNRLEVQADVQKERYSLSGESGTVSLGTVSDNASTKAMAGSILNSYIPLDKEGNSMEVQVDIESKPSKFRHNSGSSSVEDGSAPRGHPGGSSSGLPEGKSSATKWSKEAATGKKSKSGKLRKKSNMKINETREDMDAQLLEQQSTNSSEFEAPSLSDSMPSVADSHSSHFSEFSCSDLESMKTSCSHGSSDYHTRFATVNILPEVENDRLENSPHQCSISVLTKTASCSEVPQLNHIAEELGNNGMKPNVDLYFGDALKETNNNHSHQTMELKVAIQTEI, encoded by the exons ATGCAAGAACAAGAAATaagttttatctttaaatataatgAAGGTCTGTGTGTAAACACAGACCCTGACTCACTTCTAATGAGCATTTTAGACATGAGTTTACATCAGCAAATGGGTTCAGATCGAGATcttcaatcttctgcttcatctgtGAGCTTGCCTTCAGTCAAAAAGGcacctaaaaaaagaagaatttcaaTAGGCTCTCTGTTTCGCAGGAAAAAGGATAACAAACGTAAATCAAGGGAGCTAAATGGCGGGGTGGATGGAATTGCGAGTATTGAAAGTATACATTCTGAAATGTGTACTGATAAGAACTCCATTTTCTCTACAAATACCTCCTCTGACAATGGATTATCTTCCATCAGCAAACAAATTGGAGACTTTATAGAGTGCCCTTTGTGCCTTTTACGGCATTCTAAAGACAGGTTTCCTGAGATAATGACTTGTCATCATAGATCTTGTGTGGATTGCTTACGACAATATCTAAGGATAGAAATTTCTGAAAGTAGAGTTAATATCAGTTGCCCAGAATGTACTGAACGGTTTAATCCTCATGATATTCGCTTGATATTAAGTGATGATGTGTTGAtggaaaaatatgaagaatttaTGCTCAGACGGTGGCTTGTTGCAGATCCTGACTGCAGGTGGTGTCCGGCTCCAGACTGTGG ATATGCTGTGATAGCATTTGGATGTGCTAGCTGTCCAAAATTAACTTGTGGGCGAGAAGGCTGTGGAACAGAGTTTTGCTACCACTGTAAACAGATTTGGCACCCCAATCAGACCTGCGATGCTGCTCGACAAGAGAGAGCCCAGAGTTTACGTCTGAGAACCATACGTTCTTCATCCATTAGTTATAGTCAGGAGTCTGGAGCAGCAG CCGATGATATAAAGCCGTGTCCACGATGTGCTGCTTATATAATAAAGATgaatgatgggagctgtaatcaCATGACATGTGCTGTCTGTGGTTGTGAGTTTTGTTGGTTGTGTATGAAAGAAATCTCAGATTTACATTATCTAAG tcCATCAGGATGTACTTTTTGGGGGAAGAAACCCTGGAGCCGAAAGAAGAAAATACTGTGGCAGCTGGGGACGCTTGTTGGCGCTCCTGTAGGAATTGCTTTAATAGCTGGCATTGCTATCCCTGCAATGATTATTGGCATTCCTGTATATGTGGGCCGCAAG attCACAATCGATATGAAGGCAAGGATGTTTCCAAGCACAAACGGAATTTGGCAATAGCAGGTGGTGTAACATTGTCCGTAATTGTGTCTCCAGTTGTGGCTGCAGTAACTGTAG GTATTGGTGTTCCTATTATGTTAGCTTATGTCTACGGTGTTGTTCCAATTTCTCTCTGTCGAAGTGGAGGTTGCGGAGTCTCAGCAGGCAATGGAAAAGGAGTCAGGATTGAATTTGATGATGAAAATGACATAAATGTTAGTGGAAATAACACAGCTGTAG ACACCACTTCAGTAGCAGAAGCCAGACATAACCCAAGCATAGGGGAAGGAAGCGTTGGTGGTCTGACGGGCAGTTTGAGTGCAAGTGGGAGCCACATGGACCGAATAGGAGCCATTCGAGACAACCTGAGCGAAACAGCCAGCACCATGGCACTAGCTGGAGCCAGTATAACGGGCAGCCTGTCAGGAAGTGCCATGGTGAACTGTTACAACAG GTTGGAAGTACAAGCAGATGTACAGAAGGAACGGTACAGTCTAAGTGGAGAATCTGGCACGGTCAGCTTGGGCACAGTTAGTGATAACGCCAGCACCAAAGCAATGGCAGGATCCATTCTGAATTCCTACATCCCATTGGACAA AGAAGGCAACAGTATGGAAGTGCAAGTAGATATTGAATCGAAGCCATCCAAGTTCAGGCACAACAGTGGAAGCAGTAGTGTGGAGGATGGCAGTGCCCCCCGAGGTCATCCTGGTGGTTCATCCAGTGGGTTGCCCGAAGGTAAATCCAGTGCCACCAAGTGGTCCAAAGAAGCAGCGacaggaaagaaatcaaaaagtggTAAACTGAGGAAAAAGAGTAACATGAAGATAAATGAAACCAGAGAAGACATGGATGCACAGCTGTTAGAACAACAAAGCACGAACTCAAGTGAATTTGAGGCCCCGTCGCTCAGTGACAGTATGCCGTCCGTAGCAGACTCCCACTCcagtcatttttctgaatttagtTGTTCTGACCTAGAGAGCATGAAAACTTCTTGCAGCCATGGTTCCAGTGATTATCACACCCGCTTTGCTACTGTTAACATTCTTCCCGAGGTAGAAAATGACCGTCTGGAGAATTCCCCACATCAGTGTAGCATTTCTGTGCTTACCAAAACTGCTTCATGTTCAGAAGTGCCACAGTTGAATCATATTGCTGAAGAACTTGGTAACAATGGAATGAAACCCAATGTTGATTTGTATTTTGGTGATGcactaaaagaaacaaataacaacCACTCACATCAGACAATGGAATTAAAAGTTGCTATTCAGACTGAAATTTAG